From one Flavobacteriales bacterium genomic stretch:
- a CDS encoding PAS domain S-box protein, with translation MKDRSEPGDIADLRKRYNDLLDGNLAGIFRTTLDGRFLECNDALAHMLGYADKRELMEVNARSLYFTDDDRLEYLRRLKERGRLVNYEIRLRHRSGAEVHALENVYLVDSSGGEATVLGMLMDITPLKQAQEAQRVATASYRNLVERMNDGLLLVRHRNVRYANAAALRLLGHDPVGLPFAAAFLIESPEALDQVLSSAEHGQEMEFMARPASSPAMQLLLVANSTVFDGSPAIQVTIHDQASRERAIRDRVQLQIAQEVNDALREQIDEHRRTQEELRRSKRFARSLIDSSLDMIMAADKEGKVTEYNPAASIRFGYEASEVIGLDTQLLYADPDEYLRVQQELDRYGAYAGEVRNVDKFGNTFISFLAASRLFDEEGCLIGAMGVSRDITRMKQDQEALLASEERYRDLFENATDLIQSVGPDGRFLYVNNAWRTKLGYTEEDLQRITIWDVLHPEALEHCRALFERIMQGEDIGTVRVTFRSKDGSKVISEGTTNIRVLEGRPEGTRSIFRDITGEVAARAAIEGHEAKLRALFESSEHMFWSVDRDLRLSSFNQGYSDMINRLYGIRPEASIGRAGTGPEFASEEDSLFWESRYREALAGEPLRFETDRNDTQGKRVCAEVFLSPVFGPEGSVSEVFAIGHEITEQKRAEDLVREQAARLKAIFESSANMMIWTLDRGMRITSFNAHFQHSIQEIHGIRLELGDDFAERMAPRVSNGSAKQLLARYAAAMRGRPQQFEVELVDLSGEPALVENFLNPIIVDGEVAEVSCLAYGITDRKEAQRALEVSLSEKEVLLKEVHHRVKNNLQVISSITKLQGERDGLDPKVREMLHHSRDRVRSMALIHERLYQNKQFSSIDLADYIEGLARNLLLSYSTTGRVSLDLDLEPVHISIDQAMPCGLILNEIVSNSLKHAFADDRSGRIRVALRMQGEQVRIEAGDDGPGLPAGFSEERDGGLGLELIALLTEQLDGRMERAAQAGVSYLLTFERVNHQAHGADERTGR, from the coding sequence ATGAAGGACCGCTCCGAGCCGGGCGATATCGCCGATCTCCGGAAGCGTTACAACGACCTGCTCGACGGGAACCTTGCTGGCATCTTCCGCACCACGCTGGATGGCCGATTCCTTGAGTGCAATGACGCGTTGGCGCATATGCTCGGTTATGCGGACAAGCGCGAATTGATGGAGGTGAATGCACGGTCGCTCTACTTCACCGATGATGACCGTTTGGAATACCTGCGCAGGTTGAAAGAGCGTGGGAGGCTGGTCAATTATGAGATCCGCCTGCGGCACAGGTCGGGTGCCGAGGTGCATGCGCTGGAGAATGTCTATTTAGTGGACTCGTCCGGCGGAGAAGCCACGGTGCTCGGCATGCTCATGGACATCACACCATTGAAACAGGCCCAGGAGGCTCAGCGCGTGGCCACCGCCAGCTATCGGAATCTCGTGGAACGGATGAATGACGGATTGCTGCTGGTACGTCATCGCAACGTCCGATACGCAAACGCCGCAGCACTGAGGTTGCTTGGCCACGATCCGGTTGGCCTGCCATTCGCGGCGGCATTTCTGATTGAATCCCCGGAAGCGCTTGATCAGGTCTTGAGCAGCGCGGAGCATGGCCAAGAGATGGAGTTCATGGCCCGGCCGGCCTCGAGCCCAGCCATGCAGCTGCTGCTTGTGGCCAACAGCACCGTTTTCGATGGAAGCCCGGCCATCCAGGTCACGATTCACGACCAGGCCTCGCGCGAACGTGCCATTCGAGATCGCGTGCAGCTTCAAATCGCGCAAGAAGTGAATGATGCGCTGCGCGAGCAGATCGATGAGCATCGGCGCACACAGGAAGAGCTGCGCCGATCGAAGCGGTTCGCCCGAAGCCTCATCGACAGTTCGCTAGACATGATCATGGCCGCCGACAAGGAGGGAAAGGTCACCGAGTACAACCCGGCTGCCAGCATCCGATTCGGGTACGAGGCGAGTGAGGTTATTGGCCTTGATACGCAGCTGCTCTATGCCGATCCGGACGAGTACCTGCGTGTGCAGCAGGAACTCGATCGGTACGGCGCCTATGCCGGCGAAGTGCGAAACGTGGACAAGTTCGGGAACACCTTCATCTCTTTCCTTGCCGCCTCGCGCCTGTTCGATGAGGAAGGATGCCTGATCGGCGCCATGGGCGTATCGCGCGACATCACGCGCATGAAGCAGGACCAAGAGGCCCTGCTCGCCAGCGAAGAGCGCTACCGCGACCTATTCGAGAACGCCACCGATCTGATCCAAAGCGTGGGCCCCGATGGCCGCTTCCTCTACGTGAACAACGCTTGGCGCACCAAACTCGGATACACCGAGGAGGACCTGCAGCGCATCACGATCTGGGACGTGCTGCATCCGGAGGCCCTTGAGCATTGCAGGGCGTTGTTCGAGCGGATCATGCAGGGTGAGGACATCGGCACCGTGCGGGTAACCTTTCGCTCGAAGGATGGAAGCAAGGTGATCTCCGAAGGGACCACCAACATACGCGTACTTGAGGGCAGGCCGGAGGGCACGCGAAGCATCTTCCGCGACATCACTGGAGAGGTGGCCGCGCGCGCGGCCATCGAGGGACATGAGGCGAAGCTGCGCGCGCTATTCGAGAGCAGTGAGCACATGTTCTGGTCCGTTGATCGAGACCTGCGGCTCTCCTCCTTCAACCAGGGCTATTCGGACATGATCAACCGGCTCTATGGTATCCGGCCGGAAGCGAGCATCGGTCGGGCCGGTACCGGCCCCGAGTTCGCCAGCGAGGAAGACAGCCTTTTCTGGGAGTCCAGGTACCGGGAAGCCCTCGCCGGCGAGCCGCTCCGGTTCGAGACCGACCGGAATGACACGCAAGGGAAGAGGGTGTGCGCCGAGGTCTTCCTCAGCCCCGTGTTCGGTCCGGAGGGGTCTGTGAGCGAAGTATTCGCCATCGGGCACGAGATCACTGAGCAGAAGCGGGCAGAGGATCTGGTGCGCGAGCAAGCCGCGCGGCTCAAAGCCATCTTCGAGAGTTCGGCGAACATGATGATCTGGACCTTGGACCGGGGAATGCGGATCACCTCGTTCAATGCCCATTTCCAGCACAGCATCCAGGAGATCCACGGGATACGCCTTGAGTTAGGCGATGACTTCGCCGAGCGCATGGCGCCACGCGTGAGCAATGGCTCCGCGAAGCAGCTGTTGGCGCGATACGCCGCTGCGATGCGCGGGAGGCCCCAGCAATTCGAGGTGGAGCTCGTGGACCTGAGCGGCGAGCCGGCCTTGGTGGAGAATTTCCTCAACCCGATCATCGTGGATGGCGAGGTTGCCGAGGTCTCCTGCCTTGCCTATGGGATCACGGACCGCAAAGAGGCGCAACGCGCCCTGGAGGTCAGCCTCTCGGAGAAGGAGGTCCTGCTCAAGGAGGTCCATCACCGCGTGAAGAATAACCTGCAGGTGATCAGCAGCATCACCAAACTGCAGGGTGAGCGCGATGGCCTGGACCCGAAAGTGCGTGAGATGCTGCACCACAGCCGCGACCGTGTTCGGAGCATGGCCTTGATCCACGAGCGGCTTTACCAGAACAAGCAATTCAGCAGCATCGACCTGGCCGATTATATCGAGGGGCTTGCGCGCAACCTCCTGCTCAGCTACAGCACAACCGGCCGCGTTTCGCTCGACCTCGATCTGGAGCCTGTGCACATCAGCATCGACCAGGCCATGCCATGCGGGCTCATCCTCAACGAGATTGTCAGCAATTCCCTCAAGCACGCTTTCGCCGATGATCGCTCGGGCAGGATACGCGTGGCGCTGCGCATGCAGGGCGAACAGGTGCGCATCGAAGCAGGTGACGACGGACCCGGATTGCCCGCCGGTTTCTCAGAGGAACGTGATGGCGGCCTAGGCCTCGAGCTCATCGCCTTGCTCACCGAGCAGCTCGATGGGCGCATGGAGCGCGCAGCCCAAGCCGGGGTGAGCTATTTACTTACTTTTGAACGGGTCAATCACCAAGCACATGGCGCAGACGAACGTACTGGTCGTTGA